One Pseudorhodoplanes sinuspersici DNA segment encodes these proteins:
- a CDS encoding dihydroorotase codes for MTDFDLVVTGRVVLPGSIIDSGYVAVRGGLVERVGSGAPPLAAERHDFGSAFVMPGAIDAQVHSRSQKGQEDFVWSTRAAAAGGVTTIVDMPYDDGVLVCTPERLATKASEAVEQARVDFALYATIDPKSGPAQIPALAQAGAAGFKFSTFETHPDRFPRIPTPLLHDCFAAVAREGLIAGVHNENDESVRAAIQAVQASGCTDYRAHARSRPPYTEALATAEVYELAAATACSGHIVHCSIGRGYDMCAAYRAQGFDTTIEACIHYLVLSEEDDVARLGGKAKINPPVRGRAERDKLWHHLAAGNITVVSTDHVSWSEERKTDPDMLKNASGVPGLEVLYSFLLKGLLDRNLSPSWAARLLAANPARLFRLGHRKGALELGRDADITVMAHQPGRYDAAASGHNVVPWSPYQDMELTYRPVATFLRGRMVFDGKDVTPPGQGQFVRPARAGQRS; via the coding sequence ATGACGGATTTCGACCTCGTCGTCACCGGACGGGTAGTGCTGCCAGGCAGCATCATCGACAGTGGCTATGTTGCCGTGCGCGGCGGCCTTGTCGAGCGTGTCGGATCGGGCGCGCCGCCGCTGGCGGCGGAGCGGCATGATTTCGGCTCGGCCTTCGTGATGCCGGGGGCGATCGACGCGCAAGTGCATTCGCGATCGCAAAAGGGACAGGAGGATTTTGTATGGTCGACCCGCGCAGCGGCGGCTGGCGGGGTCACGACCATCGTCGATATGCCCTACGACGACGGCGTGCTGGTCTGCACGCCCGAGCGCCTCGCCACCAAGGCCAGCGAGGCGGTCGAACAGGCCCGCGTCGATTTCGCGCTATACGCCACCATCGACCCGAAATCCGGCCCGGCGCAGATCCCGGCTTTGGCGCAGGCCGGTGCCGCCGGCTTCAAATTCTCCACCTTCGAGACCCATCCCGACCGGTTTCCACGCATTCCGACCCCGCTTCTGCATGATTGTTTCGCCGCGGTGGCGCGCGAGGGTTTGATCGCTGGCGTTCATAACGAGAATGACGAGTCGGTGCGGGCGGCGATACAGGCGGTGCAGGCTTCGGGCTGCACCGATTATCGCGCGCATGCGCGCTCGCGCCCGCCCTATACCGAAGCGCTGGCGACCGCCGAAGTCTATGAACTGGCGGCGGCGACCGCGTGTTCGGGCCATATCGTGCATTGCTCGATCGGTCGCGGCTACGACATGTGCGCGGCCTATCGGGCGCAGGGCTTCGACACCACGATCGAGGCCTGCATCCATTATCTCGTCCTGTCCGAGGAGGACGATGTCGCGCGTCTCGGCGGCAAGGCCAAGATCAATCCGCCGGTGCGCGGCCGGGCCGAACGCGACAAGCTCTGGCATCATCTCGCCGCTGGCAACATCACCGTGGTGTCGACCGATCACGTCAGTTGGTCGGAAGAACGCAAGACCGATCCTGACATGCTGAAGAATGCCTCGGGCGTGCCGGGACTCGAAGTGCTCTATTCCTTCCTGCTGAAGGGACTGTTGGATCGCAATCTCAGTCCGAGCTGGGCGGCGCGGCTGTTGGCCGCCAATCCTGCCCGGCTGTTCCGGCTCGGCCATCGGAAGGGTGCACTCGAACTCGGACGCGATGCCGACATCACCGTTATGGCGCACCAGCCGGGGCGTTACGATGCGGCCGCCAGCGGCCATAACGTCGTGCCTTGGAGTCCCTATCAGGACATGGAGCTGACCTACCGCCCGGTCGCGACCTTCTTGCGCGGTCGGATGGTGTTCGATGGCAAGGACGTGACGCCACCGGGCCAGGGCCAGTTCGTGCGGCCTGCTCGCGCCGGACAGCGATCGTAA
- a CDS encoding DUF917 domain-containing protein, translating into MGRILVEKDIEAAIKGGAVFACGGGGWADHGRMLGTAAVNAGQPELVSIDELDPDDFVATAAAIGAPASTTPWQMLGVDYVNAVRLVEDELGAPIAGLIIGQNGKSSTLNAWLPSAMLGCKVVDAVGDLRAHPTGDMGSIGLANSPEPMIQSAVGGNRANNAYIELIVRGATGKVSPILRTAADMSGGFIASCRNPVPASYVRDHAALGGITMALDLGAAIIGAESRGGTAIIDAVCRQTNGAVIGSGKVTKKAVTYTREAFDVGTLTVGTGAASFTLHVMNEYMAVDDAGGKRLATYPDVITTFSPDGVPMSVGEIHEGQELVILRVAREHIPLSSSVTDPSVYPICEKALGISIADYALAAKR; encoded by the coding sequence ATGGGACGCATACTCGTCGAGAAGGATATCGAGGCGGCGATCAAGGGCGGCGCGGTGTTTGCCTGCGGTGGTGGCGGCTGGGCCGATCACGGCCGGATGCTCGGCACCGCTGCGGTGAATGCCGGCCAGCCCGAACTTGTCTCGATCGACGAACTGGACCCGGATGATTTTGTCGCCACCGCTGCGGCGATCGGCGCGCCGGCCTCGACCACACCGTGGCAGATGCTCGGCGTCGATTACGTCAATGCCGTGCGGCTGGTGGAAGACGAACTGGGCGCGCCGATCGCCGGCCTGATCATCGGACAGAACGGTAAATCATCGACGCTGAATGCCTGGCTGCCGTCGGCCATGCTCGGCTGCAAGGTTGTGGATGCTGTCGGCGATCTGCGCGCGCATCCGACCGGCGATATGGGTTCGATCGGCCTTGCCAATTCGCCGGAGCCGATGATCCAGTCGGCGGTCGGCGGTAACCGCGCCAACAACGCCTATATCGAACTGATCGTGCGCGGTGCGACCGGCAAGGTCTCGCCGATCCTGCGCACCGCTGCCGATATGTCCGGCGGCTTCATCGCTTCCTGCCGCAATCCGGTGCCGGCATCCTATGTGCGCGACCATGCCGCGCTTGGCGGAATCACCATGGCGCTCGATCTGGGCGCTGCGATCATCGGCGCCGAATCCAGGGGCGGCACGGCGATCATCGATGCCGTCTGCCGGCAGACCAATGGCGCGGTGATCGGCAGCGGCAAGGTGACGAAAAAGGCCGTGACCTATACCCGCGAAGCCTTCGATGTCGGTACGCTGACGGTCGGCACGGGCGCTGCGTCCTTCACCTTGCATGTGATGAACGAATATATGGCGGTGGATGATGCCGGCGGCAAACGTCTTGCGACCTATCCCGACGTCATCACCACATTCAGCCCGGATGGCGTGCCGATGAGCGTCGGCGAAATCCACGAAGGCCAGGAGCTTGTGATCCTGCGCGTCGCCAGAGAGCACATTCCGCTGTCGTCGAGCGTGACCGATCCGAGTGTCTATCCGATCTGCGAAAAGGCGCTCGGCATTTCCATCGCCGATTATGCGCTGGCGGCCAAGCGGTAA
- a CDS encoding VOC family protein, which produces MTQITGFVKPARRSGELGVHSVDHFNMVVPDLKQAEMFYTAFGLDIREEGNSLGLYTVGHGHRWGRIGEGSSKKLTYVSFGAFEDDIERFRVKLQQSDVKQLDPPAGFETNGIWFRDPDGILIEIRVAEKTSPNEKSSFLNPSPPPGVQGAPKRSQAPLVRPRRLAHILIFTSDVSRAINFYSTVVGLRLSDRSGDGIAFMHGIHGSDHHMIALAKSNAPGLHHLSWDVGSINEVGLGAMQMADKGFAAGWGLGRHVLGSNYFHYVRDPWGSYSEYSSDIDYIPVDQDWKGADHPAEDAFSVGPDAAARLYA; this is translated from the coding sequence ATGACCCAGATTACCGGCTTTGTGAAACCGGCACGCCGCTCCGGCGAACTTGGTGTCCACTCGGTCGACCATTTCAACATGGTCGTGCCTGATCTCAAACAGGCCGAGATGTTCTATACTGCTTTTGGGCTCGACATCAGAGAAGAGGGCAATAGCCTTGGCCTCTATACTGTGGGTCACGGCCATCGCTGGGGCCGTATAGGAGAGGGGTCAAGCAAGAAACTCACTTACGTCTCATTCGGTGCCTTCGAAGATGACATCGAGCGGTTTCGCGTCAAGCTTCAACAATCCGACGTCAAGCAGCTCGATCCGCCGGCCGGCTTCGAGACCAACGGTATTTGGTTTCGCGATCCCGATGGCATCCTGATTGAAATTCGGGTCGCCGAGAAAACCTCGCCGAACGAGAAATCCAGTTTCTTGAATCCGTCACCGCCGCCAGGCGTACAGGGCGCCCCGAAGCGCTCGCAGGCTCCGCTGGTGAGACCGCGGCGGCTCGCCCACATCCTGATCTTCACCAGCGATGTGAGCCGGGCGATCAATTTCTATTCCACCGTTGTCGGTCTTAGGCTGAGTGACCGCTCTGGTGATGGAATAGCTTTTATGCACGGTATCCATGGCAGCGATCATCATATGATTGCGCTCGCCAAATCGAACGCACCGGGACTGCATCATCTCAGTTGGGATGTAGGATCGATCAACGAGGTCGGACTGGGCGCAATGCAAATGGCCGACAAGGGCTTTGCCGCCGGTTGGGGGTTGGGCCGGCACGTGCTTGGTTCCAATTATTTCCATTACGTCCGCGATCCCTGGGGCAGCTACTCCGAATATTCCTCGGATATCGATTACATCCCTGTCGATCAGGATTGGAAGGGCGCTGATCACCCGGCCGAGGATGCCTTCTCTGTGGGGCCCGACGCCGCCGCCCGACTTTACGCATAA
- a CDS encoding UbiD family decarboxylase has product MASQALRHFLTTLEADGQLHRVRRSVDPRFEIAAVLMERMKGDAQLFEAVEGHSIPVVGNVFNSRERLATALGAPRADLHRFILQALRRPIAPVMQEGPAPVQEVVHDGPLDLPSLLPAPTWFERESGPYITAGVIVAKDPETGRRNVSIARLRLDGGGRIMAGIAKNHHLNILADKAAAMGRALPIAVAIGNCAQVLLGSQMYLGLGDDEYDVAGGLLGEPLRLVKCRTVDLEVPADAEIILEGELRAEDRVPEGLVSEFHGFYVDYGPGTGGEIGCVTHRRNPVFQSILPAFTPEHCLLGAVAIEAVACDALQRIIPSVRRVLVTDGGMGRLHAIISMHRPRPGEGKRAILLAMGQVNLFKNVIVVDDDIDPEDPTAVEWSLAARFRGHEDLIVLPGVKADRCDPVHEDLLVTKIGMVAATRPGDGAANSRSEFALLPKGVMDRVRKTIADY; this is encoded by the coding sequence ATGGCATCGCAGGCGCTTCGTCATTTTCTCACCACGCTGGAGGCGGACGGCCAACTGCATCGCGTCCGCCGCAGCGTCGATCCCCGCTTTGAAATCGCCGCCGTGCTGATGGAGCGCATGAAGGGCGACGCGCAACTGTTCGAGGCCGTGGAGGGCCACAGCATTCCGGTCGTGGGCAATGTGTTCAATTCGCGTGAGCGGCTCGCAACGGCGCTAGGCGCGCCGCGTGCCGATCTGCACCGCTTCATCCTGCAGGCACTGCGGCGGCCGATCGCGCCGGTGATGCAGGAGGGGCCGGCCCCCGTGCAGGAGGTGGTGCATGACGGCCCGCTCGATCTGCCGTCCTTGCTGCCGGCGCCGACCTGGTTCGAGCGCGAGAGCGGCCCTTACATCACAGCCGGCGTGATCGTCGCCAAGGATCCGGAGACCGGGCGCCGCAACGTCTCGATCGCCCGCCTGCGGCTCGACGGCGGCGGACGGATCATGGCCGGGATTGCCAAGAACCATCATCTCAACATCCTGGCCGACAAGGCCGCCGCGATGGGCCGGGCCTTGCCGATCGCGGTGGCGATCGGCAATTGCGCGCAGGTGCTGCTCGGTTCGCAGATGTATCTGGGGCTGGGTGACGACGAATATGACGTGGCCGGTGGTCTGCTCGGTGAGCCGCTGCGGCTCGTCAAATGCCGCACCGTCGATCTGGAGGTGCCGGCCGATGCGGAGATCATCCTCGAAGGCGAGCTGCGCGCCGAGGACCGTGTTCCGGAGGGCTTGGTGTCCGAGTTTCACGGTTTCTACGTAGATTACGGTCCGGGCACCGGCGGCGAGATCGGCTGCGTCACGCATCGCCGAAATCCGGTTTTTCAGTCGATATTACCGGCATTTACGCCGGAGCATTGCCTGCTCGGGGCGGTCGCGATCGAGGCCGTCGCCTGCGATGCTCTGCAGCGCATCATCCCTTCCGTCCGCCGCGTGCTCGTCACCGATGGCGGCATGGGCCGCCTGCACGCCATCATCAGCATGCACCGGCCGCGGCCGGGCGAAGGCAAGCGCGCGATCCTGCTGGCGATGGGTCAGGTCAACCTGTTCAAGAACGTGATTGTGGTCGATGACGACATCGATCCGGAAGATCCGACCGCCGTCGAATGGTCGCTGGCCGCACGCTTCCGTGGCCATGAAGACCTGATCGTCCTGCCCGGCGTGAAAGCCGATCGCTGCGACCCGGTGCACGAGGATTTGCTGGTGACCAAGATCGGCATGGTCGCCGCCACCCGACCCGGCGACGGTGCTGCCAACTCGCGATCGGAATTCGCATTGCTGCCGAAAGGCGTGATGGACCGCGTGCGAAAGACAATTGCGGATTATTGA
- a CDS encoding Zn-dependent hydrolase — MASNLPIDGARLWDDLMQLAAITEPDKPYTRRSFSPLFDEGRAWLRRRFEEAGLATRIDAAGNLIGRRDGSDPSLGTIMIGSHSDTVPSGGRFDGIAGVLTALEIARSLADRGVMLRHAIEVVDFLAEEPSEFGLSCIGSRGMAGAMEARMLGYNDPSGEVLAHAIDRVGGKVSSLTNARRSDIAAFFELHIEQGLVLQDSRIDVGIVTAIVGITRVEIVFRGAADHAGTTPMHLRRDAFTPAAKTAVFVDGIARELVARGEGHFVATIGIVSVAPGASNVVPQEARIVIDARSENRTLMDEFLARLDAETAQFAVDSSTERAVFEHLSDTSPTACDSGLRELLRDSANALGFSSTDIASGAGHDAAFVARIAPAAMLFIPCRDGKSHAPEEWAEPDALAAGTAVIADAVMRFDRMSPAPRAA, encoded by the coding sequence ATGGCCAGCAACCTTCCGATCGACGGCGCGCGGCTTTGGGACGATCTCATGCAACTGGCGGCGATCACCGAGCCGGACAAGCCTTACACGCGCCGCTCTTTCTCGCCATTATTCGACGAGGGGCGGGCCTGGCTGCGCCGCCGCTTCGAGGAGGCCGGGCTCGCGACCCGCATTGACGCGGCTGGCAATCTGATCGGCCGCCGTGATGGCTCTGATCCGTCGCTCGGCACCATCATGATCGGCTCGCATTCCGACACCGTCCCCTCCGGCGGGCGTTTCGACGGCATCGCCGGCGTGCTGACGGCGCTGGAAATTGCCCGCTCGCTGGCCGATCGGGGTGTCATGCTGCGCCACGCCATCGAAGTGGTCGACTTTCTCGCCGAAGAGCCGAGCGAATTCGGCCTGTCCTGCATCGGTAGCCGCGGCATGGCCGGCGCGATGGAAGCGCGGATGCTCGGCTATAACGATCCGTCCGGCGAGGTGCTGGCGCATGCGATCGATCGCGTCGGCGGCAAGGTGTCGTCGCTCACCAATGCCAGACGCAGCGACATTGCCGCATTTTTCGAGCTCCATATCGAACAGGGCCTCGTCCTGCAGGATAGCAGGATCGATGTCGGTATCGTCACCGCCATCGTCGGCATCACGCGCGTCGAGATCGTGTTCCGGGGCGCCGCCGATCATGCGGGCACAACACCGATGCATCTGCGCCGCGATGCCTTCACGCCTGCGGCAAAGACGGCCGTGTTTGTCGACGGCATCGCACGCGAACTGGTTGCTCGCGGCGAGGGTCACTTCGTTGCGACCATCGGCATCGTATCAGTGGCTCCGGGTGCGTCCAACGTTGTGCCGCAGGAGGCGCGGATCGTCATCGATGCGCGGTCCGAAAATCGGACGCTGATGGACGAATTCCTTGCACGGCTGGATGCGGAGACAGCTCAATTCGCCGTCGACAGCAGCACCGAGCGCGCGGTTTTCGAACACCTGTCGGATACCAGTCCGACCGCCTGCGATTCGGGCCTGCGCGAGTTGCTCCGCGACAGCGCGAACGCGCTTGGTTTCAGCAGCACCGATATCGCGTCAGGCGCGGGACATGATGCCGCCTTTGTGGCGCGGATCGCGCCGGCGGCGATGCTGTTCATTCCCTGCCGCGATGGCAAAAGCCACGCGCCGGAAGAATGGGCCGAGCCTGACGCACTGGCGGCCGGGACCGCGGTGATCGCCGACGCCGTGATGCGCTTTGATCGAATGTCACCGGCGCCGCGCGCCGCTTAG
- a CDS encoding urocanate hydratase, whose product MKREFAVTTGSNLRCKGWRQEGLLRLLENVLAVGEDPDNLVVYAALGRAARDWPSHDKIVETLRTMDEEDTLIVQSGKPIGLIRTHADAPIVIMANCNMIGQWAKAENFYDWEKKGLICWGGLTAGDWQYIGSQGVIQGTYEIFMRIAERHFHGDLKGRFILTAGLGGMGGAQPLAGRMAEAAILCIDVDEARIARRLEIGYLDERANSLDEALAMIDKARAEKKPISVGLLGNAATIYPDILARGIVPDIVTDQTSAHDLVYGYVPDTMTLDEARSLRKTDPKRLMSESTRSIAKHVTAMLGFQKAGSVVFDNGNLIRTQAKHGGVADAFDIPIFTEAFLRPLFARAIGPFRWIALSNSTSDIKKIDEFALKRFADNKIVTNWIKLASQYVPFEGLPARIAWLGHGDRTALALAVNTMVREGVLDGPVAFTRDHLDAGAMAHPNIMTENMKDGSDAIADWPLINAMAHCASKADLVAIHSGGGGYSGYMTSAGVTLIADGSRAAEERLKLSLDNDTSLGIMRYADAGYDEAYDEAAAKQVRHFRLTPA is encoded by the coding sequence ATGAAGCGCGAATTCGCAGTCACGACCGGCAGTAATCTGCGCTGTAAAGGCTGGCGTCAGGAAGGCCTGCTGCGCCTGCTCGAGAATGTGCTCGCGGTCGGCGAAGACCCCGATAATCTCGTCGTCTATGCGGCGCTCGGTCGGGCCGCCCGCGACTGGCCCTCGCATGACAAGATCGTTGAAACGCTGCGGACCATGGATGAGGAAGACACCCTGATCGTGCAATCGGGCAAGCCGATCGGGCTGATCCGCACCCATGCCGATGCGCCGATCGTCATCATGGCCAATTGCAACATGATCGGCCAATGGGCCAAGGCGGAGAATTTCTACGACTGGGAAAAGAAGGGGCTGATCTGCTGGGGCGGACTGACCGCGGGCGACTGGCAATATATCGGTTCGCAAGGCGTCATTCAGGGCACCTATGAAATCTTCATGCGGATTGCGGAACGCCATTTCCATGGCGACCTGAAAGGCCGCTTCATCCTCACCGCCGGACTTGGCGGCATGGGCGGCGCGCAGCCGCTGGCCGGCCGCATGGCCGAGGCGGCGATCCTGTGCATCGACGTCGACGAGGCGCGGATCGCCCGGCGGCTGGAGATTGGCTACCTTGATGAGCGGGCGAACTCGCTCGATGAGGCATTGGCGATGATCGACAAGGCGCGCGCCGAGAAAAAGCCGATTTCGGTCGGCCTGCTCGGAAATGCGGCGACGATCTATCCTGATATTCTCGCCCGAGGCATCGTGCCCGATATCGTCACCGACCAGACCTCGGCGCATGATCTGGTCTATGGCTATGTGCCGGACACGATGACGCTGGATGAGGCGCGGTCGCTGCGCAAGACCGATCCGAAGCGGCTGATGAGCGAATCGACACGCTCGATCGCCAAGCATGTCACGGCGATGCTCGGCTTTCAGAAGGCCGGATCGGTGGTGTTCGACAATGGCAACCTGATCCGCACCCAGGCCAAGCATGGTGGCGTCGCCGACGCTTTCGATATCCCGATTTTCACCGAGGCGTTTCTGCGGCCGCTTTTCGCGCGCGCCATCGGCCCGTTCCGCTGGATCGCGTTGTCCAATTCCACCTCCGATATCAAGAAGATCGACGAGTTCGCGCTGAAGCGATTTGCCGACAACAAGATCGTCACCAACTGGATCAAACTGGCCAGTCAGTATGTCCCGTTCGAGGGATTGCCGGCGCGCATTGCCTGGCTTGGTCATGGCGATCGCACCGCGCTTGCACTGGCGGTCAACACCATGGTGCGCGAAGGCGTGCTCGACGGGCCGGTGGCATTTACGCGCGATCATCTCGATGCTGGCGCGATGGCTCACCCCAACATCATGACGGAGAATATGAAGGACGGCTCTGACGCCATCGCCGACTGGCCGCTGATCAACGCCATGGCACATTGCGCGTCCAAGGCCGACTTGGTAGCGATCCATTCCGGCGGCGGCGGATATTCAGGTTATATGACCAGCGCCGGTGTCACCCTCATCGCCGATGGCAGCCGCGCGGCGGAGGAGCGCCTGAAGCTCTCGCTCGACAACGATACGTCGCTTGGGATCATGCGCTACGCTGACGCCGGCTACGACGAAGCCTATGACGAAGCGGCGGCGAAGCAGGTGCGGCACTTCCGCCTGACTCCCGCCTGA
- a CDS encoding fumarylacetoacetate hydrolase family protein, giving the protein MRFITFTDDCHAGLAIDTGNGAYRGLTSQDDDYPGDLGNLISQGRVVLEQAARQLRRGRMIDLDHVRLLPPLPNPGKIICVGLNYADHSAESGFKQPDYPTLFARFPSSLVGHKAPLIRPHVSEQFDYEGEIVAVIGRQGRYIPKSSALDHVAGYSIANEGSIRDYQFKAPQWTVGKNFDNTGAFGPAFVTADELPPGCKGLRLETRLNGNVVQSASTDEMVFDVESLVSIISEAITLMPGDLIVTGTPSGVGLARKPPLYMKPGDVCEIEVEQLGILVNPIQDEAVELRSVA; this is encoded by the coding sequence ATGCGGTTCATAACCTTTACGGATGACTGCCACGCCGGCCTTGCAATCGATACCGGCAACGGTGCCTACCGCGGCCTAACCTCTCAGGACGATGATTACCCCGGTGACCTTGGAAATCTGATCTCCCAGGGAAGAGTGGTTCTCGAGCAGGCCGCCCGACAGCTCCGGCGCGGCAGGATGATTGATCTCGATCACGTACGGTTGCTGCCGCCGCTGCCAAACCCCGGCAAAATCATTTGTGTCGGCCTGAACTACGCCGACCACTCGGCTGAAAGCGGCTTTAAACAGCCGGATTATCCGACATTATTCGCACGATTCCCATCAAGCCTGGTCGGCCACAAAGCTCCGCTGATCCGCCCGCATGTATCGGAGCAGTTCGATTATGAGGGCGAAATCGTTGCCGTGATTGGCCGCCAAGGACGATACATTCCCAAGTCATCCGCCCTCGACCATGTGGCTGGATACTCGATCGCCAATGAAGGATCCATCCGCGACTATCAGTTCAAGGCGCCGCAATGGACGGTTGGCAAGAATTTCGACAATACGGGCGCGTTTGGTCCGGCCTTTGTGACTGCCGACGAATTGCCGCCCGGCTGCAAAGGCCTTCGTCTGGAGACACGTCTCAACGGCAACGTCGTTCAGAGTGCCTCCACCGACGAGATGGTGTTCGACGTGGAGAGCCTTGTTTCGATCATCAGCGAAGCCATCACACTCATGCCCGGTGACCTGATCGTGACCGGTACGCCCTCGGGTGTGGGCCTCGCCCGCAAGCCGCCTCTCTATATGAAGCCGGGCGATGTATGCGAGATCGAGGTCGAGCAGCTTGGCATATTGGTGAACCCAATCCAGGACGAAGCGGTGGAATTGCGCTCCGTGGCATAG
- a CDS encoding flavin reductase family protein translates to MAKVPAPVTVVTTRLDGAPRGATVSSLASLSMNPPLVSIALIEGSTLLNSIRSSKRFAINLLGHRQAEIALQFAARSDDRFAGVSWHWQDDLPKLSGVAGFIACDLHQEVSGGDHAMLFGLIRAAHHNDELPLIYTAREFGTNSKLVAGRKFTIADAISACAS, encoded by the coding sequence ATGGCGAAAGTCCCTGCGCCGGTGACGGTCGTGACCACTCGGCTCGACGGTGCACCGCGTGGCGCAACCGTCTCGTCGCTTGCGTCGCTTTCAATGAATCCGCCACTCGTTTCAATTGCGTTGATCGAAGGCTCGACGCTTCTGAACAGCATCCGGTCTTCGAAGCGGTTTGCGATAAATCTTCTCGGTCACCGCCAAGCTGAGATCGCGCTTCAATTCGCGGCCCGCTCCGATGATCGGTTTGCAGGAGTTAGCTGGCACTGGCAGGACGATTTGCCGAAGCTTTCCGGTGTCGCGGGCTTCATCGCTTGCGATCTTCATCAGGAAGTCAGCGGTGGCGATCACGCGATGCTGTTCGGCTTGATCAGGGCCGCTCACCACAACGATGAGCTGCCGCTCATCTATACGGCCAGAGAATTCGGGACAAATTCAAAACTCGTCGCCGGCCGCAAGTTCACGATCGCTGACGCAATTTCTGCATGCGCGAGCTAG
- a CDS encoding acyl-CoA dehydrogenase family protein — protein MNIVNQNTFRADPLIDDVLEQARKLQPLIREHAAKGEDERRVVQPVIDAMTRAGLFKIATPRRYGGLESSMKSMLDLSAIVGEADGGTSWIVTLSNVCAWLTSLFPVSAQDEVFGKNPDAKVSGVLTPSATSRRVDGGFIVNGKWFYNSGSWHADWAVLGLPVVNEAGEAVDQGLALFSCKELKLEETWFVAGMSSSGSNCLIAENVFVPDHRIMSVPAAIQGDYPTERKEEEALYRSAFVPLLALVLVGPQLGMGRAALNFVLSKAPNKPVSYTFFNSQAQSTAFQLQVAEAALLIDTAHLHAYRAAADIDNAAIAGRYPDAMIRARVRADTGLVAEKITRAIDILLFAHGSGGFANTSPLQRIWRDSAVAARHAVALPQVGYEVYGKALLGVKEQITPLI, from the coding sequence GTGAACATCGTCAATCAAAATACCTTTCGCGCTGATCCGTTGATTGATGACGTGCTTGAGCAGGCGCGCAAGCTGCAACCCCTGATACGCGAGCACGCCGCCAAGGGCGAAGATGAGCGCCGTGTGGTGCAGCCCGTCATCGATGCCATGACACGAGCCGGCTTGTTCAAGATTGCGACGCCAAGGCGCTATGGCGGTCTCGAGAGCAGCATGAAGTCGATGCTCGACCTGTCCGCCATTGTCGGAGAGGCTGATGGTGGAACATCATGGATCGTCACGCTCTCTAATGTCTGCGCCTGGTTGACCAGCTTGTTCCCGGTCAGTGCGCAGGACGAGGTCTTCGGAAAGAATCCGGACGCGAAGGTTTCGGGTGTTTTGACCCCTAGCGCGACGTCTCGGCGTGTCGACGGCGGATTCATCGTCAACGGAAAATGGTTTTACAATTCCGGATCGTGGCATGCCGATTGGGCGGTGCTCGGCCTTCCAGTTGTGAATGAGGCTGGAGAGGCGGTCGACCAGGGACTCGCGCTCTTTTCCTGCAAAGAACTGAAGCTTGAAGAAACCTGGTTCGTCGCCGGAATGAGCTCCTCGGGCAGCAATTGTCTGATTGCCGAAAACGTATTCGTGCCCGACCACCGTATAATGTCGGTGCCGGCGGCAATCCAGGGCGACTATCCGACCGAAAGAAAAGAGGAAGAGGCGCTTTACCGCTCTGCTTTCGTGCCGCTATTGGCGCTGGTTCTTGTCGGGCCTCAACTCGGCATGGGACGCGCTGCGCTCAATTTCGTTCTGTCGAAAGCTCCGAACAAACCCGTCTCATACACATTCTTTAATTCGCAGGCACAGTCGACAGCCTTCCAGTTACAAGTCGCCGAAGCAGCGCTGCTCATCGATACCGCACATCTGCACGCCTATCGGGCGGCCGCCGATATCGACAATGCGGCGATTGCCGGTCGCTATCCAGACGCGATGATCCGCGCACGGGTGAGGGCGGACACCGGATTGGTGGCGGAGAAAATTACGCGGGCGATCGACATTCTCCTCTTCGCTCATGGCTCGGGAGGATTTGCCAATACATCTCCGCTTCAGCGGATTTGGCGCGATTCCGCTGTCGCTGCGCGACATGCCGTGGCGCTGCCGCAGGTCGGTTACGAAGTGTACGGCAAAGCGCTGCTCGGTGTGAAGGAGCAGATAACGCCGCTGATTTGA